A genomic region of Phragmites australis chromosome 2, lpPhrAust1.1, whole genome shotgun sequence contains the following coding sequences:
- the LOC133909221 gene encoding hevamine-A-like, whose protein sequence is MARSNSFPAKLLVTVVALSGLAAGALAGDIAIYWGQNGNEGTLAQTCATGNYKFVNVAFLPTFGKGQKPVLNLAGHCNPATNGCTAVGADIKSCQRLGIKVLLSIGSGVGSYGLSSPADARTVAAYLWNNYLGGKSPSRPLGDAVLDGIDFDIESGGSMYWDVLARFLKDYSWRPGSKPVYLAAAPQCPFPDASLGTALRTRLFDYVWVQFYNNPPCQYSSSAGVGSLARAWAQWTSIPARRVFLGLPAAPQAAGSGFVPTSDLVSQVLPVVRNSTKYGGIMLWSRFYDGLTGYSDAVKSKV, encoded by the coding sequence ATGGCAAGAAGCAATTCGTTTCCGGCAAAGCTGTTGGTCACGGTGGTTGCGTTGTCCGGATTAGCAGCCGGAGCGCTCGCCGGCGACATCGCGATCTACTGGGGTCAGAACGGCAACGAGGGCACGCTGGCGCAGACGTGCGCGACCGGCAACTACAAGTTCGTCAACGTGGCCTTCCTCCCCACGTTCGGCAAGGGCCAGAAGCCGGTGCTGAACCTGGCCGGCCACTGCAACCCGGCGACCAACGGCTGCACCGCCGTGGGCGCGGACATCAAGTCGTGCCAGCGCCTGGGCATCAAGGTCTTGCTCTCCATCGGCAGCGGCGTTGGCAGCTACGGCCTCTCGTCCCCGGCCGACGCGAGGACGGTCGCCGCGTACCTCTGGAACAACTACCTCGGCGGCAAGTCCCCTTCGCGGCCCCTCGGCGACGCGGTCCTCGACGGCATCGACTTCGACATCGAGAGCGGCGGGAGCATGTACTGGGACGTCCTGGCCAGGTtcctcaaggactactcgtggCGGCCGGGGAGCAAGCCGGTGTACCTTGCCGCGGCGCCGCAGTGCCCGTTCCCGGACGCGTCGCTGGGCACCGCGCTCAGAACGCGCCTGTTCGACTACGTGTGGGTGCAGTTCTACAACAACCCGCCGTGCCAGTACAGCTCGAGCGCCGGCGTGGGCAGCCTGGCGCGCGCGTGGGCGCAGTGGACATCGATACCGGCGCGGCGGGTGTTCCTCggcctccccgcggcgccccaGGCCGCCGGCAGCGGGTTCGTGCCAACCAGCGACCTGGTGTCGCAAGTGCTGCCGGTGGTCAGGAACTCGACCAAGTACGGGGGCATCATGCTGTGGTCGAGGTTCTACGACGGACTCACGGGGTACAGCGACGCGGTTAAGTCCAAAGTGTGA